A part of Candidatus Electrothrix aestuarii genomic DNA contains:
- a CDS encoding bifunctional precorrin-2 dehydrogenase/sirohydrochlorin ferrochelatase, whose protein sequence is MYPISLNIRGKLCVVIGGGNVAERKVLSLLKAHACVRIISPQLTLMLSELAANNALDWRKRGYQTGDLEGALLIFAATNNRKIQESVVRDAEQTGQLINVADAPDLCDFQVPAVVQRENLNLTVSTNGASPALAAKIRLELEEKYGEEYAILLRLMSRLRKQLCKDSSSTYTERKIVFQNILHEDIIHWIRGEQWEQLSQHLKTVLGPNTHFNLLELIEKEIKSS, encoded by the coding sequence GTGTACCCTATCAGCTTAAATATCAGGGGAAAACTCTGTGTCGTTATTGGGGGAGGAAATGTGGCTGAACGGAAGGTCCTTTCTCTCCTCAAAGCTCATGCTTGTGTACGTATTATCAGTCCCCAACTCACTCTGATGTTGTCTGAACTCGCAGCAAATAACGCTCTGGACTGGCGCAAGAGGGGCTATCAAACTGGAGATCTGGAGGGTGCCCTCCTGATCTTTGCAGCTACCAATAATCGAAAAATACAGGAGAGCGTTGTTCGCGATGCAGAGCAAACAGGCCAATTGATTAATGTGGCCGATGCTCCTGATCTTTGTGATTTCCAGGTACCAGCGGTTGTCCAGAGAGAAAATCTCAATCTTACAGTTTCTACCAATGGAGCAAGCCCAGCCTTGGCAGCAAAAATTCGTCTGGAGCTGGAAGAAAAATACGGAGAGGAATATGCCATCCTTCTCCGCCTGATGTCTCGCCTTAGGAAACAGCTCTGTAAGGATTCCTCTTCAACATACACGGAGAGGAAAATAGTATTCCAAAATATTCTCCATGAGGATATAATTCACTGGATACGAGGTGAGCAATGGGAACAATTATCACAGCACCTCAAGACTGTCCTCGGCCCGAATACACATTTTAATCTCCTTGAACTCATAGAAAAAGAGATAAAATCCTCATGA
- the ccsA gene encoding cytochrome c biogenesis protein CcsA has translation MSYLLFQASLVGYVAAAVVYAVFFFSQKIPTRNIARSLFIVAASLHTLNILFRYIEAGHTPITSIHETISFFSWSIAWCHLSFRWRYTVKNSGTFTSLIVLLLMLTASFAPREIFPLSPEMRSWLLPVHASISIIADAFLALAAIGGIMYLLQERELKQKKFGFFFSRLPSLDTLDKLNQHCISIGFPLMTVGMLAGYIWARQLWGGRPWHWNPKIIMSVFTWLLYAGLMHQRFTLGWRGRRAAWITVIAFLAVLLTFWFMLRGGM, from the coding sequence ATGAGCTATCTGCTTTTTCAAGCCAGCCTCGTAGGCTATGTAGCTGCTGCTGTCGTTTATGCTGTCTTTTTTTTCAGCCAGAAAATTCCGACAAGAAATATTGCCCGCTCTCTCTTTATCGTTGCAGCCTCTCTGCATACCCTGAATATCCTCTTCCGTTATATAGAAGCGGGACATACTCCTATCACCAGCATTCACGAGACAATTTCCTTTTTTTCCTGGTCTATTGCCTGGTGCCACTTGTCTTTTCGCTGGCGGTACACTGTGAAAAATTCAGGAACCTTTACTTCTCTGATTGTCCTCCTTCTCATGCTGACAGCCTCATTTGCTCCACGTGAGATATTTCCTCTCTCTCCAGAGATGCGCTCTTGGCTTCTGCCCGTTCATGCTTCCATTTCAATCATCGCGGACGCCTTTCTGGCCCTGGCTGCTATCGGTGGCATTATGTATCTCCTCCAGGAAAGAGAATTAAAACAGAAAAAATTCGGCTTCTTTTTTTCTCGCCTTCCCTCCTTAGATACGCTGGACAAGTTGAATCAGCACTGTATCAGTATTGGCTTTCCCTTAATGACCGTGGGAATGCTTGCCGGGTATATTTGGGCACGGCAGCTTTGGGGCGGTCGCCCCTGGCACTGGAACCCCAAAATTATTATGTCAGTGTTTACGTGGTTACTGTATGCCGGACTTATGCATCAACGTTTCACCCTGGGCTGGCGAGGACGCCGGGCGGCCTGGATAACGGTCATCGCCTTTCTTGCTGTGCTCCTGACATTCTGGTTCATGTTACGAGGAGGGATGTAA
- the hemA gene encoding glutamyl-tRNA reductase: MGQYSIVLLGVNHKKTPLEIREKLALTGGYEDPLKKLRSLEGLQEYYLLSTCNRVEVLFICEDPEQMRREVLDLLFAGKVSRDEVAGCFYVYEDEEAIRHLFMVSSSLDSMIVGEAQILGQLKEAFRHAAEQKTAGLILNKLLHKSFSVAKRVRTETRIGANAVSISYAAVELGRKIFGDLHGKRVMLVGAGEMAELAAEHLMNQGIKEVVVANRTLERAMKLAARFKGRAVGLDEVVEQLLTVDILISSTGAEGLVLLKKDIAPLMPRRRNRPLFFIDIAVPRDLDPQINTLENIYLYDIDDLNNVVEMNREQRDKEAIKARRIVEEETLKFQRWLDGMEVTPTIVDLRAAAESICQAELAKTLPRLNGISAKEQKCIERMASSIVGKMLHHPMQYLKSDHGCVDQSERIMQVRNLFHLNEQAGRSDK; the protein is encoded by the coding sequence ATGGGGCAGTATTCCATAGTTCTCCTCGGAGTAAACCACAAGAAAACCCCTCTGGAAATACGAGAGAAGCTTGCGCTCACCGGAGGATATGAAGATCCGCTAAAAAAATTGCGTTCCCTGGAGGGGCTCCAGGAATATTATCTTCTTTCCACCTGCAACCGAGTGGAAGTCCTCTTCATCTGTGAAGATCCCGAACAAATGCGCCGCGAAGTGCTTGACCTGCTTTTTGCAGGCAAGGTAAGTCGTGATGAGGTGGCAGGTTGCTTCTATGTCTATGAGGATGAGGAAGCGATCCGACACCTGTTCATGGTTTCCTCCAGCTTAGACTCCATGATTGTCGGTGAAGCGCAGATCCTGGGACAATTAAAAGAGGCTTTTCGCCACGCTGCGGAACAAAAAACAGCGGGATTAATCCTCAACAAACTGCTGCATAAATCATTCTCTGTGGCCAAACGGGTGCGGACAGAAACCCGCATCGGAGCTAATGCGGTTTCCATCTCCTATGCTGCCGTGGAATTAGGGCGGAAGATTTTCGGAGACCTGCATGGCAAGCGCGTCATGTTGGTTGGAGCCGGAGAGATGGCAGAACTCGCAGCTGAGCACCTGATGAATCAGGGAATCAAGGAAGTTGTTGTAGCCAACCGTACCTTGGAACGTGCCATGAAGCTTGCAGCCCGCTTCAAGGGTAGAGCTGTTGGATTGGATGAAGTGGTTGAGCAACTGCTTACGGTGGATATCCTGATCAGCTCTACCGGGGCAGAGGGTCTTGTCCTGCTCAAGAAAGATATTGCGCCGCTTATGCCACGACGTCGCAACAGACCACTCTTCTTTATCGATATTGCGGTCCCACGCGATCTTGATCCGCAAATCAATACGCTGGAGAATATTTACCTCTATGACATTGATGATCTGAACAATGTGGTGGAGATGAACCGCGAGCAGCGGGACAAGGAAGCCATCAAGGCCCGACGTATTGTCGAGGAAGAAACGCTGAAGTTTCAGCGCTGGCTCGATGGTATGGAGGTAACCCCCACCATTGTTGATCTCCGGGCGGCTGCTGAATCTATCTGTCAGGCAGAACTCGCGAAGACCCTGCCCCGACTTAACGGTATCAGTGCCAAAGAGCAAAAATGCATTGAGCGAATGGCCTCCTCCATAGTGGGAAAAATGCTGCACCACCCCATGCAGTATCTTAAAAGTGATCATGGCTGTGTTGACCAATCCGAGCGAATCATGCAGGTCCGCAACCTGTTTCACCTCAATGAACAAGCAGGACGGAGTGACAAGTAA
- a CDS encoding OmpW family outer membrane protein produces the protein MHVLSKFGVAAFVLGMSCGMGSTVMAAHSAGDVLLRVGAVTVMPDSESSAVTNLPDGVDDARVSVEDDTQLSLTATYMLTNNLGLELLAATPFTHDIVGEGDIEGVAVGETMHLPPTLSLQYHFGSENGIFNPYVGVGLNVTMFFDEEVDGQLVDTLNTLPTIAALGGISSVDMELDPSVGIAAQAGVDVKVAENWYLNAAVWYIDISTTAELTTDLGTTHEVDVDIDPWVVNVAVAYKF, from the coding sequence ATGCATGTGTTAAGTAAATTCGGAGTTGCTGCTTTCGTACTTGGAATGTCTTGCGGAATGGGGTCCACGGTCATGGCAGCGCATAGCGCAGGCGATGTCTTACTCCGTGTAGGTGCAGTCACGGTTATGCCAGATAGTGAAAGTAGTGCTGTTACAAATTTGCCTGATGGTGTTGATGATGCTCGGGTGAGTGTTGAAGATGACACGCAGCTTAGTTTGACAGCGACTTATATGCTGACCAATAATTTAGGCTTGGAATTGCTGGCGGCAACCCCCTTTACACATGATATCGTTGGTGAAGGAGATATCGAAGGTGTTGCAGTGGGAGAAACTATGCACCTGCCCCCCACACTCTCTCTGCAATATCACTTTGGTAGTGAAAACGGCATCTTTAATCCGTATGTCGGCGTTGGTCTCAATGTCACCATGTTTTTCGACGAAGAGGTCGATGGACAGCTTGTTGATACCCTGAATACCCTGCCAACCATTGCAGCTTTGGGTGGCATCAGCTCCGTTGATATGGAGTTGGATCCTTCAGTCGGTATTGCAGCTCAGGCTGGTGTAGACGTAAAAGTTGCTGAGAACTGGTATCTCAATGCCGCAGTATGGTATATTGACATCAGCACAACGGCTGAATTGACCACAGATTTGGGCACCACCCACGAAGTGGATGTGGATATTGATCCCTGGGTCGTGAACGTAGCGGTTGCGTATAAATTTTAA
- a CDS encoding trypsin-like peptidase domain-containing protein — protein sequence MSSLYVYPSFPMTKYYPLFLLLFLFGLESSLFAHELYLKDGRVINTSNVWRDGDTVHYEQYGGTISISYTKVKGVVYDTPQEAEENVDPEITSGGQSEGEAGKRSIPPEKDLAAKLTKALAPKTPVERASMCTLSVKTAAGFGSGFFLSDDGYIITNRHVVRGSEKQKQKVETTIEQNRQNLRRYKRSLDTAEKQYKIYRDDLEEKEALLKELRQAGQVERAYFKAKQQELYEAEKRLRREEQRLAKAEKEYRSKKKAFDKQAEKFFRSQRELARQGSFTIILADETELYASLYRISDDHDLALLKISGYKTPFLHPVQQKELAQGQKVFAVGSPVDLKLKNTVTSGILSAFRDNFVQTNAQIYPGNSGGPLIDSEGRVIGVNTKKLLTRKFEGLGFAIPINLVFSEFEDYLLHQ from the coding sequence ATGTCTTCTCTCTACGTCTATCCGTCGTTTCCCATGACAAAATATTATCCTCTGTTTTTATTATTGTTTCTTTTTGGGCTGGAGTCCTCCCTTTTTGCTCATGAATTGTATCTAAAAGATGGTCGCGTTATAAATACCAGCAACGTTTGGAGAGATGGGGATACGGTTCACTACGAACAATATGGTGGAACGATTTCGATCTCTTATACGAAGGTTAAGGGGGTTGTTTATGATACTCCCCAGGAGGCGGAAGAGAACGTTGATCCTGAGATTACGTCTGGGGGGCAGTCAGAAGGGGAAGCTGGAAAAAGATCGATCCCTCCTGAAAAAGATTTGGCAGCAAAACTGACCAAAGCCTTAGCGCCGAAGACCCCTGTGGAACGGGCAAGTATGTGTACCCTTTCTGTTAAAACCGCTGCTGGTTTTGGGTCAGGATTTTTTCTTTCAGATGATGGTTATATCATTACCAATAGACATGTTGTTCGGGGGAGTGAAAAACAAAAGCAAAAGGTTGAGACAACGATTGAGCAGAATAGGCAAAATCTTCGGCGGTATAAACGTTCTCTGGATACGGCTGAAAAACAGTACAAAATTTATAGGGATGATTTGGAGGAAAAGGAGGCACTTTTAAAGGAACTGAGACAAGCAGGGCAAGTCGAACGGGCATATTTTAAGGCAAAGCAGCAGGAATTGTATGAAGCCGAAAAACGCCTTCGGCGGGAGGAACAACGGTTAGCCAAGGCGGAAAAGGAGTATCGATCTAAAAAAAAGGCCTTTGACAAGCAAGCAGAGAAATTTTTCCGTAGCCAACGGGAATTGGCGAGACAGGGAAGCTTCACAATTATTTTGGCTGACGAAACCGAATTATATGCATCTCTTTATAGAATCAGTGATGATCATGACTTGGCTTTACTCAAAATCAGTGGGTATAAAACGCCGTTCCTTCATCCTGTCCAGCAAAAGGAGTTAGCCCAGGGGCAAAAGGTTTTTGCTGTAGGAAGCCCTGTGGATCTCAAATTGAAAAACACTGTCACTTCCGGGATACTGTCCGCTTTTCGAGATAATTTTGTTCAGACCAATGCCCAGATTTATCCCGGCAACAGCGGTGGCCCCTTGATTGACAGTGAAGGGAGGGTTATCGGGGTGAATACGAAGAAGCTTCTCACTCGCAAATTTGAAGGCTTGGGCTTTGCCATCCCTATCAATCTCGTCTTTTCTGAATTCGAGGACTATCTTCTTCATCAATAA
- a CDS encoding cobyrinate a,c-diamide synthase, with the protein MMNSRNALIIAGTHSGCGKTTLALGIMAALKERGMHVQPFKCGPDFIDPTLHHLMTNQVSRNLDVRMCGEEYVRRLFYTHAPSTMPKPPGAISIIEGVMGLFDGGQGSAATLSRTLNVPVVLVVDVRSAAESVAAVVKGFETLDPQVQVAGVIFNRVGSERHIQMIRDTVRQYCRAEIIGFLPRESEITLPSRHLGLHMGTEVELNRQGLVALIEEALDVDLLLKISQQCQKENPPQAEYEPFSRPSCPASVRLGVARDEAFCFYYQDNLDILEREGAELVRFSPLHDASLPDGLDGLYLGGGYPELHAEILSGNTSMRSAVQEFSCSGKPVYAECGGFMYLTEAIISSDEKEYPLVGVYPVIARMQKVLRRLGYRQVEMQADTIIGHAGCHCYGHEFHYSTIGAMPKEIQRGYVLDDGRVEGYLQGNTLAGYVHLHWGRTPEAARHFVRIMQRMKGLQE; encoded by the coding sequence ATGATGAACAGCAGAAACGCCCTTATTATAGCTGGAACTCATTCCGGCTGTGGAAAAACCACCCTTGCCCTTGGAATTATGGCTGCCTTGAAGGAACGGGGCATGCACGTCCAACCCTTCAAATGCGGCCCGGATTTTATCGACCCCACCCTACATCATTTGATGACCAATCAGGTTTCGCGCAATTTAGATGTACGGATGTGCGGAGAGGAGTATGTGCGCCGTCTCTTTTATACCCATGCACCCTCAACAATGCCTAAGCCACCTGGAGCTATATCGATTATTGAGGGGGTAATGGGCTTATTTGATGGTGGTCAAGGTTCTGCTGCTACCTTGTCCAGGACGCTCAATGTGCCTGTGGTCCTTGTGGTGGATGTTCGTTCCGCAGCCGAAAGTGTGGCCGCTGTCGTCAAAGGCTTTGAGACCCTGGACCCTCAGGTGCAGGTTGCCGGGGTGATTTTCAATCGGGTCGGAAGTGAGCGCCATATCCAAATGATTAGAGATACTGTCAGGCAATATTGCCGGGCTGAAATTATCGGTTTCTTGCCCAGAGAGAGTGAGATCACTCTGCCATCCCGTCATCTTGGCTTGCATATGGGTACGGAAGTCGAACTCAACCGACAAGGGCTAGTGGCACTCATAGAGGAAGCTCTTGATGTGGATCTCTTGCTGAAAATATCGCAACAGTGTCAGAAAGAGAATCCCCCGCAAGCAGAATATGAGCCCTTTTCTCGGCCATCCTGTCCAGCTTCGGTTCGTCTTGGTGTCGCCCGTGATGAGGCCTTTTGCTTTTATTATCAAGATAACTTGGACATACTGGAAAGGGAAGGGGCAGAGTTGGTACGCTTTAGCCCTCTTCATGATGCCTCTCTTCCTGATGGACTTGATGGGCTTTACTTAGGTGGAGGATATCCTGAACTTCATGCTGAGATCTTGTCTGGTAATACTTCTATGCGTTCAGCTGTACAAGAATTCTCTTGCTCCGGTAAGCCAGTGTACGCCGAGTGCGGTGGGTTTATGTATTTGACCGAGGCTATTATCTCTTCAGATGAAAAGGAATACCCGCTGGTTGGAGTATATCCGGTCATTGCAAGGATGCAGAAAGTCCTGCGTAGGTTGGGGTATCGGCAGGTGGAAATGCAGGCTGATACCATTATTGGTCATGCCGGTTGCCATTGTTATGGACACGAATTTCATTATTCGACCATTGGTGCTATGCCCAAGGAGATTCAACGTGGCTATGTGCTGGACGATGGGCGAGTCGAGGGGTACCTGCAAGGAAATACCTTAGCGGGTTATGTGCATCTCCATTGGGGCAGAACGCCGGAGGCAGCCAGACATTTTGTCCGGATCATGCAGCGAATGAAAGGCTTGCAGGAGTAA
- a CDS encoding DUF3999 domain-containing protein → MMRLLQYCFLLFFVVFCGLPALCDENTQPLQRENFAYGIDLTVSGNHAIYGLNLPAAVYQGCTRADLGDLRVFNANHTVPHLLRAQVVQKTEQPAQTLPFFPLFSGGKGQNTSPPDLHISTNSQGTIIDIRQNTQRQYGQIITAYIIDTSSLEYPADWLEFTWEGQGENFSTSVSLASSHDLNIWSPQVSSSALAELRFGGHSLLRKRISVPQGIQRKNYLRLSWPAGKDGVHLVGVMAGYNREAQVHTRSMLALTGEALPVTEHGVLRFQYDSKGFFPVDQLKIQLPEQNSLSQIVVFSRADKEASWKRRAAFLAYRLTVDGVNLDNGRVTINRTTDRYWRLELEANSGIQQVPTLELGWLPGQLVFMAQGESPYTLAYGRVGLSQALYPVDRLLQALDPQSEKKLVASAQAGAEKVLGGEERLIVTQGLPWRRWLLWGVLLSGVLIVGMMALKLYREMNGTQAPQDE, encoded by the coding sequence ATGATGAGACTTTTGCAGTACTGTTTTCTTCTGTTTTTTGTCGTATTCTGCGGTCTTCCCGCCTTATGTGATGAGAATACGCAGCCTTTACAGCGTGAAAATTTTGCTTATGGGATAGATCTGACTGTTAGTGGAAATCATGCCATTTACGGGCTCAATCTGCCTGCAGCTGTTTACCAGGGATGTACTCGGGCCGATCTCGGCGATCTGCGGGTTTTTAATGCGAACCATACAGTACCTCATCTCCTCCGAGCTCAGGTTGTCCAGAAGACAGAACAGCCTGCCCAGACCTTGCCCTTTTTTCCCCTTTTTAGTGGGGGGAAGGGACAGAATACTTCCCCTCCTGATCTCCATATCTCTACCAATAGCCAGGGAACGATTATTGATATTCGGCAGAACACTCAGAGGCAGTATGGCCAGATCATAACCGCCTATATCATCGATACCAGCAGCCTGGAGTATCCAGCAGATTGGTTAGAGTTCACCTGGGAAGGGCAAGGAGAGAATTTTTCGACCTCAGTGTCACTGGCCAGTAGTCATGATCTGAATATCTGGTCGCCTCAGGTCTCGTCGTCGGCTTTGGCTGAACTCCGCTTTGGCGGACATTCCCTGTTGCGGAAAAGGATTTCCGTTCCTCAAGGCATTCAGCGTAAAAATTACCTCCGTCTCTCTTGGCCTGCTGGCAAAGATGGAGTGCATTTGGTTGGAGTCATGGCCGGATATAATCGGGAAGCACAGGTCCATACCCGTTCAATGCTCGCCTTGACTGGTGAGGCTTTGCCAGTCACGGAACATGGCGTATTGCGTTTTCAGTATGACAGCAAGGGCTTTTTCCCTGTTGATCAGTTAAAAATTCAGCTGCCTGAACAAAATTCTCTGTCGCAGATTGTGGTTTTTTCCAGGGCTGATAAGGAAGCCTCTTGGAAACGAAGAGCTGCTTTTCTTGCCTATAGGCTCACGGTTGATGGCGTGAACCTGGATAACGGAAGAGTCACTATCAATCGAACAACTGATCGCTATTGGCGACTGGAACTGGAAGCGAATAGTGGTATTCAACAAGTGCCAACCCTGGAGTTAGGCTGGTTGCCCGGTCAATTGGTCTTTATGGCGCAAGGTGAGAGCCCCTACACTCTGGCCTATGGCCGTGTTGGCCTGAGTCAGGCACTTTACCCGGTGGATAGACTTCTTCAGGCTCTTGATCCGCAGAGTGAGAAAAAGCTGGTGGCAAGTGCCCAAGCAGGAGCAGAGAAGGTGCTCGGCGGAGAGGAGCGTCTTATCGTGACCCAAGGTTTGCCTTGGCGTCGCTGGTTACTTTGGGGGGTTTTGTTGTCAGGAGTATTGATTGTTGGAATGATGGCTTTGAAACTATATAGGGAGATGAACGGAACGCAGGCTCCTCAGGATGAGTAA
- a CDS encoding DUF2339 domain-containing protein produces MIEMIIIIIIGGILFVGIALVFLLVRTSAQKKLIQGMEQRLNKCEAILAALPAKKTSAEFSPQKEQSPPSLSPLKKDEARANSSPPEERVKTTPPRRAVSPAQEVSFQVVEEEPKEQPSPVRSPGGRLASPSSSDAPPALMERAITYVQQFFTQGNVVLRVGLLVLFFGVAFLLKYAAERNMLPIEFRLLGVALAGIAMLVFGWQLRLKRAGFALLMQGGGIGLLFLDVFAAFKLYHLLPAALAFALMLGLVCTSAALALLQNAKSLAFFGATGGFLAPVLLSTGSGNHVALFSYYALLNTGILIIAWFKAWRELNLLGFVFTLGIGSFWGVSSYEPRFFASTEPFLVLFFVMFTCIGVLFAFRQPPKLRGYVDGTLVFGTPIICFSLQTGLVRDIKYGLAISALLVSLFYIGLARFLWNKGNERLRQGMRTLTEAFLALGVVFVTLAVPLALSGRWTAVTWAMEGAALIWLGVRQNRLLPRNCGMLLQFAAGIFFLQDGHVYINRIWLLNGTYSGTTFIALSSLLSSWYLYRADNLRSFEQYHHLLLFIWGIGWWFGGGVNELSYQLIPHYVYHDYAVLLFSGLSCAVLMMLARRISWPVAAWPSLLLLPLMVCLVPDTILQGFFSPHRHLFDHLGWFFWPISFALLHYCLYQGQGLLYERLLRFTHVIGYLLLVLILTSEAVCLVRGLGGWQNTWELITWALVPLALLQCVQNARLTRYWPLSHYADQYQEQGAGVLATLLWVWLVASALLSPGDAEPLPFVPLCNPLELSQLIVFLVIIRWLIRHQEAICSRVSLQTFMSLGGVTAFLWLNTVLARAVHHFAAVPFRKGDILGSQLYQSALAILWGSLALLLMVTAHRLKHRTLWLIGAGLIGVTVAKLFLVDLANSGTVERIVSFLVVGVLMLIIGYFAPLPPVRSETEDV; encoded by the coding sequence ATGATCGAAATGATCATCATTATCATTATTGGCGGTATTCTGTTTGTCGGGATTGCACTGGTATTTCTCTTGGTCAGAACCTCGGCGCAGAAGAAACTCATTCAGGGCATGGAACAACGGCTGAACAAGTGCGAAGCCATTCTTGCTGCTCTTCCCGCAAAAAAGACCTCTGCTGAATTTTCTCCTCAAAAAGAGCAGAGTCCTCCGTCCCTGTCTCCTCTGAAAAAAGATGAGGCGCGAGCAAATTCTTCGCCCCCGGAAGAGCGCGTGAAAACAACCCCGCCGCGCAGGGCCGTCTCCCCGGCGCAGGAAGTATCTTTCCAGGTTGTCGAGGAAGAGCCCAAAGAGCAACCGAGTCCGGTCAGAAGTCCAGGCGGAAGGCTGGCCAGTCCTTCCTCTTCAGATGCTCCTCCGGCCCTGATGGAACGAGCCATCACCTATGTGCAGCAGTTTTTTACGCAGGGGAATGTTGTCCTGCGGGTGGGGCTGCTGGTGCTGTTCTTTGGGGTTGCCTTTCTTCTTAAATACGCTGCAGAGCGCAATATGCTGCCCATAGAGTTTCGCCTGCTCGGGGTGGCTCTTGCCGGGATTGCCATGCTGGTTTTTGGTTGGCAGCTCCGATTGAAACGGGCTGGCTTTGCCCTGCTGATGCAGGGAGGCGGGATCGGCCTGTTGTTTCTTGATGTTTTTGCGGCCTTTAAGTTATATCATCTTTTACCGGCAGCCTTGGCTTTTGCTCTTATGCTGGGGTTGGTCTGTACCTCTGCGGCCCTGGCTCTGCTCCAGAACGCAAAGTCCCTTGCTTTTTTCGGTGCGACCGGCGGTTTTCTGGCCCCGGTTCTTCTTTCTACCGGCAGCGGCAATCATGTAGCCCTGTTCAGTTATTATGCCCTGCTCAATACCGGTATCCTGATCATTGCCTGGTTCAAGGCATGGCGGGAACTGAATCTGCTCGGCTTTGTGTTCACCCTGGGGATCGGCAGTTTCTGGGGCGTGAGCAGTTATGAACCGCGCTTTTTTGCCTCCACAGAACCCTTTCTTGTCCTTTTCTTTGTGATGTTCACCTGTATCGGGGTGTTGTTTGCCTTTCGCCAGCCTCCTAAATTACGTGGCTATGTGGACGGTACCCTGGTCTTTGGTACCCCGATTATCTGCTTTTCTCTCCAGACAGGCTTGGTCAGGGATATCAAATACGGGCTGGCAATCAGTGCCTTACTGGTCAGCTTATTTTATATTGGTTTGGCACGTTTTCTCTGGAATAAGGGCAATGAGCGTTTACGGCAGGGAATGCGCACCCTAACCGAGGCCTTTCTCGCCTTGGGGGTAGTTTTTGTTACTCTGGCTGTTCCCCTGGCCCTGAGCGGGCGCTGGACCGCTGTCACCTGGGCCATGGAAGGAGCAGCCCTGATCTGGCTGGGTGTGCGCCAGAATCGTTTGCTTCCCCGGAACTGTGGGATGTTGCTTCAGTTCGCCGCAGGTATATTTTTTCTACAAGATGGCCACGTTTATATTAATCGCATCTGGTTATTGAACGGTACCTACTCAGGAACGACTTTTATCGCCCTGTCCTCCTTGCTTTCCTCCTGGTACCTGTACCGGGCCGACAATCTGCGCAGTTTTGAACAATATCATCATCTCCTGCTGTTTATCTGGGGGATTGGATGGTGGTTTGGCGGCGGGGTCAATGAACTGAGTTATCAGCTTATTCCTCATTATGTTTATCACGATTATGCTGTGCTCCTGTTCAGTGGGTTGAGCTGTGCTGTTCTGATGATGCTTGCACGTCGCATCTCCTGGCCTGTGGCGGCCTGGCCGAGTTTACTTTTGTTGCCGCTCATGGTCTGTCTTGTGCCGGATACGATTCTGCAGGGATTTTTTTCTCCTCATAGACATCTTTTTGATCACCTTGGCTGGTTCTTTTGGCCAATAAGCTTTGCGCTCCTCCATTACTGTCTGTATCAGGGACAAGGGCTTCTCTACGAACGGCTTCTCCGTTTTACCCATGTCATTGGCTACCTGCTTCTCGTCCTGATTTTGACTTCGGAAGCTGTCTGTCTGGTGCGCGGTTTAGGCGGTTGGCAGAATACCTGGGAGCTGATTACCTGGGCTTTGGTTCCGCTTGCCTTGCTGCAATGTGTGCAAAACGCTCGTCTGACCCGATACTGGCCCTTGTCCCATTATGCCGATCAGTACCAGGAGCAGGGAGCAGGTGTCCTTGCCACGTTACTCTGGGTCTGGCTGGTGGCAAGTGCTTTACTCAGTCCGGGTGATGCAGAACCATTGCCCTTTGTTCCTCTTTGTAATCCGCTTGAACTGAGTCAATTGATCGTGTTCCTTGTTATTATTCGCTGGCTGATCAGGCATCAGGAGGCTATCTGTTCCAGGGTATCCTTACAAACCTTTATGAGCCTGGGAGGCGTCACAGCCTTTCTCTGGCTGAATACGGTGTTGGCTCGTGCTGTTCATCATTTTGCCGCAGTCCCTTTTCGGAAAGGGGATATACTGGGCTCACAGCTCTACCAATCAGCCTTGGCAATTCTTTGGGGGAGCCTTGCCTTGCTTCTCATGGTAACTGCGCATCGCCTGAAACATCGTACCCTCTGGTTGATCGGGGCAGGCTTGATTGGTGTTACTGTGGCTAAACTTTTTCTGGTCGATTTGGCAAATAGCGGTACGGTGGAACGTATCGTTTCTTTTCTCGTTGTCGGTGTGTTAATGTTAATTATAGGTTATTTTGCCCCCCTACCTCCGGTACGTTCGGAGACTGAGGATGTATGA